The following nucleotide sequence is from Amia ocellicauda isolate fAmiCal2 chromosome 14, fAmiCal2.hap1, whole genome shotgun sequence.
GTCTGTTCGCAGTGTCTTGGTTATTTGACGTGTAGTTGCAGTATTGTCTTTCTGATGGCTTTGGACACAAGCTGTTACACGACAGAAATGAACTCAGTGAAGTTGCTTGTGCTTCTCTGGTGCATCGAAGCAGCTGATGCAGGTGGGCGATTGATTGATATACGTAATACTTTAAAGCTTCCTCCTGATTGTTCTTACATTCTATATTTCTGGCCGAGTTCCATTGTATGtttcattgcatttttaatCATTAGATTGTGATCAAAATAATGTTAACTCATTCCTTTGTTATCTTTGtcaagccgttgtgacatttaacccTTAACCGGATGATAATtactatgcatttttgatatcaaaaatggaATTTCTGATCTCAAAAAtgcaattgctgatatcaacaacggcagatcattcttgatatcaacaattgttgattacatttttgatatcagaaattatggattaaatgtcacaacggcttgccatacaGTCCTCAACTTCCATTCCAACGTAAATCAACACCCTGGCACAACTACAAATCTTAACGCTAGATAATATAAACTATTATATAGGGGTTTTTTAACGTTTTTATAAGTTTTTGTCTTTGAAGAAAGGAATATACTTTCtgattattttggaaaatgttttataataacAGTAAAGCCTTCTGAGTAGAAATCCAACACTTTATGCACATTTGTAACCAGGTGTCAATAGACCCAAACATGTGACTTGTATAGATGGGGTAAACTGCccaggaaaataataatcttgccCCATCATGTATTCTGACCTGCCCCATTTGAAAAAATGACTTACGACACtgatatattaaataattctgtttaattcatgattcaattaaatatgttctaaataaattaaataaatgttcagTTCTGTTAAATGTTGTGTAGTTCTGTTAAATGTGTAGTGCtgatttaattcaattattgtAAGATGGTAATAATGATGAATATTTGTGATTTTAATCAAGATGTTACTTTTTCATGGCactgtgttttgttatttaaggtaacatgcattgttttataaacaaacattttgccCCACACTAGGGGGCATCTTCTCACAGGAACAGGTCAAGACACCCCTTTTTaagaacaaatattttattcaattattaaatagTTGATGAGTTTACTTGGATTTTTTCACATGTAATTTGTACATCCTTCTATGGACTTTGTCTTTCAACTGTTATAATTCAAGATTTCCTTCATGTGTCGGAATTAAACAAATTCTACCTTGGGGGGGTTATACACTATtacgaaaagaaaaacagctcgACAGAGATTCACCAAGAAACAAAGGATTGCGTACAATGCACAGGGGggtgaaatgtaatgtacagaCACCGACTGAATATAATTTTGAAAGTGCCATTTTCTCATCATTGTTCTCAACCGTATGTAATCAAACCGGAGAATTATGAATGTGCTTTTTTATTACCCAATGTTTAAATTTTGAATGAAAGGAAACGTCCGGGGGGCGAAGTCTGCAAATCCCCTTTCCTCCAGGCCTCTCTGAAGATAAAGTTATGTAaataacagttttgtttttactaaaAACATGAGAcgttctttattttaaatattttgaatatctctgtatgtaatgtaaaatcTTGGTGCATAGTTTAAAATGTGGTTACCTCCAAATACAGCAGTTttcacaaacatgcacacaaactGCTCCCACCGGTTTGCTCTGGGGAATTTTTATACATTCAATAATTCTGCAAGGAATGATCTGTCTAGTATTCTACCTTTTAAGTTTTGCAGATGAAGGTATCTCTGCTGAGAATTCAACACTGTTTTAAGATTCTGTCAATTCTTTGTAGTCAACAGCTTGTTATATCTCCTTGTGTCCCCCTCCAGGCTCACACTCACTGTGCTTCTTGCACACGTTGAACAGCCAGCGGACCAGCTTCGCCGAGTTCACGGCTGTGGGGATGGTGAATGACTTACACGTGGAGTACTACGATAGCGACTTGAAGAAGATTGTGTCGCGCCAGGACTGGAGCGTGGCCTCGGACACCCAGGCAGAAATGGATATGAGACTGGCAGCCACAGTGGACAGCTACCACAGCATACGTACGAGGATTCGGAACATCATGCCGCGCTTCAACCACACAGAGGGTGAGTGGGCTGACCGGATgggagccttggcagctccagGGGATGGGGAGGAATGTCCTCCAGGCATGCCCAGCTCCATACTGACAAGTAACTCAAACACAGAGCACATTTTTCCAAAACTACCAAAGactaattaattgaattgaattacgCACACAatcatatgtatatgtatgtatatatgtgtgtgtatcatcatcatcaggctgtgtgtatatatatatacaccgatcagccataacattatgacactgacaggtgaagtgaataacactgataatctcgttatcagggcacctgtcagtgggtgggatatattaggcagcaagtgaacattttgtcctcaaagttgatgtgttagaagcaggaaaaatgggcagcgtaaggatctgagcgactttgacaagggccaaattgtgatggctagacgactgggtcagagcatctccaaaactgcagctcttgtggggtgttcccggtctgcagtggtcagtacctatcaaaagtggtccaaggaaggaaaagcggtgaaccagcgacagggtcatgggcggccaaggctcattgatgcacgtggggagcgaaggctggcccgtgtggtccgatccaacagacgagctactgtagctcaaattgctgaaaaagtgaatgctggttctgatagaaaggtgtcagaacacacagtgcatcgcagtttgttgcgtatggggctgcgtagcagcagaccagtcagggtgcccatgctgacccctgtccactgccgaaagcgcctatcatgggcacgtgagcatcagaactggaccacggttatggctgatcggtgtacatatatatgtatatatataccacCATGACGTGGGTTATTCCCCTTCTGAAATGGTTCCCCTTTTCTTGGACATAGTCACAAACTAACTTTTTAATTGGAAAAAATGTGTCCTGTTTGATTGTTACATATTTGAAACTTGCCCTTTTTGCCCTTGCcctaatttattttcaaaattgtaCAGATTAAATAGCATTTGGTAATTCATTTGAATCCATTTCTGAAGGTGTCGTTGATCAGGTAAATCAGGTGATCTATGATGTCATAGCTCTGCAAGACAAGTTATCTCTGAGTTGACTTGTCTTGTAGAGGTATGACATTGGCAGTGTATGCTGCTGATGATAGACagttttaatgtctatgttgaAATAGAAATAAAGACAGGTTTAGGTTCGTGTTTgtatttgattgtttattttagttaagTGTTAATAAGTAGTGACTCTTGCTCCTCCCTGTGTGTAAAGTGTCAGTGCTTCAGCTGTTCTGTGTCTGGTGTCCTGCAGGAGTTCACACCTACCAGAGGCAGGCGTGCTGCGAGCTGGATGATGACGGGACAACGAGCGTCTGGGTCAGGGACGCCTATGATGGGCAGGACTTCATGAGCTACAGCAGCGAGAGCCACTCCTGGACTGCCGCCGTGCCACAGTCCATCACCGAAAAGCTGCACCTGGAAGCCACCAAACTGGGTCTGATCCACTTCTACAGACCAGCCTGCATCAACATCCTGAAGAAGTACCTGCAGTACGGCAAGAACAGCATCATGAGGAAAGGTAGGTCTCATCTGCCCATGCAGTGACCACTCACAAGTGGTTTATCGATTACATTGGGAGACTTTGGTGAAGTCAAAAAATGGTGTACTATGTGTGATTTCTGTGGCTTCTATGCCTTTGAAATGTTGATGTGTTACACTATGTTTCAACTAAAGTCTGCAGTAGTGGCAGTAGCTTGTCCCAAAAGTAGCTGAAATGTGTTGAAATTCGAGTGTAAAACAGATCTCAGCTTTTGACAATTATATTGGTGTTAGTGTCTGGCCCGGGGTGTGTGGATAAATACAGGACAGTATAGGGCATTATTGTTTTTACTGTAAAGCTGTGTTGAATACTGTTCTAGTTAAAGGGATAGGTGCTAAAATTATTCCCAAAGTTAGTTAATACCTAAAGAGTTCAACTTCCATTTCCAATATTGTTTGGGGAAGATCACTCTTATGCTTTCTCTATGGAAAGGTTTGTTGTTTCTTGTTAAAAAGTGACTCATTTGAACCTCTGCCAACTGAAAGTCAGCAGCAACCTAATACAGGTTTAACCTCAGGTTTTTGGAGTTTACCTGTCTGGCAACTAAAGCTAGTGTACATACTCAATTATAAACACCCTCTTGTCCCTACTAAAATTGATTACTCATACACTCTGGCCTGTAATACCTCAGTCCCCCTCCCCTGGACAATACAACACTCTTACCATAAAGCACTCGCTGTAATTCTCACTTATTTTCTCCCTAACTTCCCTTCTATGGCTGCTATTACTTATTCTGTACTAATCCTTTTGAATGCCTTACTGTACCTCTTTCTGGCCTATTGGTAATCATGCCCGCTCTGAATTCAGGGCACACTGAACCTATCGCTCTGGTATTTTGTTCTTCATTTCAGttgatttgattttcatttgatttattagGGTTTTATTAGTCAGTGGTGCCGTGACCATTGACTGTCAACCCTTTTGAACTTTTAAACTGTCAGATGTCACTCGATGGAGGTGATGCCATGCAAAAGGCACTTAATTTATTGGTGGTTTATTTCAATAGATTGCATATTCCATGCCTAGTGAGTAGAAACGGGTGATGAGTTTTTCATGATTGGGACAATGTACTGAATTTAAGGAAAAGAGCAGCGGACATACTTCACTAAAAGCAAGTTGCTAACCTCACATAACTGGCAAAAAAATAACCATAGATTTACAGAGATTTAAATTTAAGGGTTAAAGAACAGAGATTTTTGCAGCACATGTGTTAAAATAAACGGGGCGGTGgtgtatcttgttttcaattaaCACTTCACTGACAAGTCTTACCTCCCTTATATTGCAGTGTATCCCAGGGTGAGGGTGATCCGCAAGCCCTCAGTTGCCCAGGGAGAGACTCACGTCACCTGCCTAGTGACCGGCTTCTACCCCCGGACGGTGGAGGTGACCCTGCTCAGAGACGGGCATCCAGTGCCGGGAGAGAAGGTGACGGGTGGGGAGGTGCTGCCCAACGGAGACGGGACCTACCAGCTGAGAAAGACCCTGACTGTGGATCAGGACGAACAGTGGCTGCATAAATACTCCTGCCAGGTCAACCACACCAGCCTGGACAACAAGATGGTCATTGACTGTGGTGAGGCAGTGGTGAAGCTGAGACTGATTTTTGTGGTGACagatttattatgattatgaatcTGATTATGAAACCAGAATACTGTTTTCTAAGCACTTAATTCCTGCCCTGGCTTATGATCTAGACAGCCAAGTGATACAGTAAGAGTTACATTTAGGTCAACAAAGGCAACATTAAAGCTATAGGACAGGGCCTATATTCAGCCTCAAAAGCTCTAGTATATAGTATATTCAGAAGACTACACTAAAGAAAGGCTCTGTCCTGCCCTTTCGAGTAGTTCCACTACTAGTGAAGACATGTCTGCCAGCTCTCTAATGCTCTCTTTTGATGTCTTCTTCCCTGATCACTGCAGAACTAGAGCCCGGCCCAGATCTTACCATCATCATCCCAGTTGTGGTGATTCTGCTTGCAGTTCTGGTCCTACTTGTTGCAGGGGTCGTGCTGTGGTGGAGACGAGCCCGTGAGTGACTCCTCTATCTGCACTCTAAAGCATTGGCATTTAGCAGTAGGACAGCTTATTAATGTACATGTGCAATCTACCCATTCCCCTTATGTCCCCAATCTGGGGACCTCCTTGCCTTCCCAAGATCCCCTGTCCTCCTACAGATCTGTTGGCAAATACAGCTAAATCAGAGGGCATTGGTGTGAAAATACATCAAGTTTCTAATGCACTTTTACAGCAAATACTCATAAGATCTGCAAGTTGAATGATGTTTAAGGCTAATGAGAGACTCATTAATGCTGTTACTTATGCCTAGGTAACAGTATCCCTGATGGGCAAGTGGACATTCGATGCAAATACACTGCAGGTAAGATCAACCCATTTCAAAAGTTTGGATTCTGGCCTCTTGAGCAGCTCAACATGTAAAAGCCTCCACTCATAGTGCAGACGGGGCCCAACAGGCCAGACAGAGCTGGTTCCAGTATGGCCAGTGTCATGCCCAACTGTGGCTGGAGCCTGTGCTGTCTGGACTATAGCAGAGGCCCAGATTGGAGTCAGCGCTGCCTGGATTTGAAACCTTCCTGTTTAAAGAATGTCTGGTTCTATTTCTTTGATCACAGCTTCTCGACAGTCGGCGTCTTCCTCAAGCTCCTCCGTGCGAGAGTAAGAGAAGAATACGACACTGAGCAGAGACTAGAAGAACAATGTCCGAGTCAGCTGAGAGAAATACTTTTGTACATTATGCTGCTTTATGGTCAGTCTAATCAGTATGTggccctgttcctggagagccacaatcctgcaggttttatagCGGCTTTAAACACATGGTCATTTTGACTAATTGAGTCTAGTAATTGTTTgcataaaaaagaaatagaaaacgaAAGCAGAGAGgctggctctccaggacctgaGGGCTGGTCAGTCCTGTAATATGACACCTTACAAGTTAAGACTAAAAAGTGGGGTGTCTGTGTGACCCCCAGGTAGGCAGGCTAGATCTTAATAGCCCTGGTTGATTATATTACACAACATGAATCTCACATTGTCTGtagaagaacaagaaaaacataGGTACACGTATGCGTCCTGTGTAGCGATgcagagcaggggtttctgggtaagcgTACCCCACAGAGGCACAGAGGAGCTGACATGCACATGCAGACATGCAGGAGCTGTGGTCCTATGCGTCAAGCACTGATTGGTTGAGCAGGAGATTCTGATAGCCATGGCCAATCGCTCAGTGCTGGGGCATCTGGTGCACAATGTCTGGCTGTAGGCCACTGCAGCAGGTCAGAGAAATGATGTGGTTACatatgaaagtatttaaaatgcatctcattCATTTTGAGGAGTCTAACAGCTGAATAtgacatatatgtatttaattcaaatatttactaacatataagaacagatatgcaggagaagttcacatacgcagagatgtgtgtatatatgttctagtgttaagtctctagctatttatagcaagacaatatagatctgcacatGCAGGATGCAATTTGTGTGCGTCATCGGAACTTGCAAGTATGTTAGCAGACAGCTGTGCGAACGTCTGTTTATGACACCTGTGCATGTATGCAGAgatgcagaagtataaatcagcCTTAACATGTcagtgaggggggaaaaaatagtTTTACTATTAGTTAagcatttgtgtttgtatagCATTAAATGTCTATCTGAAGCCATGTCTACATGAATTCCCTAATAGCCCTGTACTCCAGTCAAAATATGCCCTGACTTCAGAAAGGTGCTGTAAAAGTGTTTGAACGACAAAGTAAAAGTGCATgcacacatttataaaaaaaaaatgtggtgggACATTTCAGATGCGTTTTGTTTGGAAGCTTTAAAACTTGATACGAGtgcgtgtgaatgtgtgtgaatgAGCGAATGTGACTCCAGAACATGTTCATGTTATTGTAGAAAAATGCACTTGACAATGTGTGACAATAAAGTGATTTCCAGTACATGGATGTGAGCTGTGCGTGATGTTGGCTTCTCTCGCCCCTTTAATCGAAAGGTATCTTTTCAATGCCATCTGATCCAGCCCAGGACCCAGGAAGCCCCAGTCCAGCAGCTTAAAGAAGTGGCTTCAGTCAGTCGCTatagggccctgtgttttgtGGAACTTGTTTTTAAACTATTGTAGTCATGCAAAACTACAGGCCCTTAGCTACAGATCCATGTTCATTTCAATTAGGgtaaattaagttaaattatAAGCTTTAGGGGTGGATGTGACTAGTTAAAAGGACGCCCTTTCACATTTCTAATGTTGCTGGTAAAGAACAGTTCTATTGAAACCTAATTGCTCAACACTGTTTTAGTGACACTCTACCCCAATACAGATGTGCCTCAGCAGCTCGCACTGAGAAACTAAAGAAGCACAGTGCTGAAGTTTAACAATACAGTCTACAGGATACAAGAAAAAGAGCCTAAAGCATACAATTTGAGCATTGTGAGAGTTTTCTGTGATACTTTGCGTCACACTTGTTGGTCTTAAAGAGGTTTACTTTTCAAGAGACTTACCAGACAACTGAAATAAGGGTCACACATGGCAACATACAGAAGTCCAACAGTGTTTTTTGGAAGCACTCTGCTTCTCTACACGTCACCTTTTGGCTGCCTGCCTatgttggggaaaaaacaaagggATCTTACTGCCACCTAGTGAGTAAGACTGGAACTACACAAACAGTCACACCTTTTGTGTTGTAGATAGTGCCGAGGTCTCtggccctggtcctgcaggcgGTTTTCTAGCTGATCCCTAAATCACATAGAGTTGGAACAATCAATCATCCAGTGAGAGAAAAATTGCTGCTCATTAAGTGAAAGGACCTGAGGTGCTGCaggatattcaggcatttgaccCCATTGATACCACAGTACTACATTGATTAACCAGGCAGATTGTCTGTATAAAGTAATGATTTATGGGGGTGTCCTATACGTTCTGCTGGACTGGgcatctccaggaccagggctggagatgaCCGAGCTGAATCGACCCTTTTATACGTTTTCAGAATTGAGATTTCAAATTCAGTGTTAGCACCTTTCATGGTACAGGCCCTCACAGCGGTTTACAGAAGCACTGttactgtttaaaaacaaaacaaataaaaacatactaaaGTGACTGACTACCTGCCTTTGTAGCTGTAATGAGCATCGTCAACCACTTCTCAATTAAGTCACAGGTCTGATAACaaaataaaggtttattgagAACTACTTCCATTTCAGGAGATGCTCTTTAAAGGGTAGGTACACCTGTCTTAGTTTCACAGTGATAATATAACAGCAGTCTCCATGGCCACCCTCAGTcacaatgtttacattttttcttcccCCAGTATCCATTATGATCTATCTGCCAGCAGCCTGactcagttaaagaagtgattTGGTCAGCTAGTGATCTGGTGGCAGCGCACGCAGCTAATGAGATGTAGTGTAAAATGTGCACCTGGTATGAAACGCCCTGACACTGACCTGACACAATAATTCACTTCCTAAACTTGAGAGCCCTTGCCTCCAGTGTTGTGAAGCCTGTGGGGATTTACAGAGAATCCCAAACCCTGTCACAGTATTACACTAAAGAGATTCAGTTTCTTTGAATCTGTCTGTTGGGAGGTTAactgctgctgtctgtctgtggatGGCAGTGTGAGCCAGGGTGTCAGTACGTGTGTGACTCTGTCACTTTGTGCCAGCCGGTGTGTGTcggtttgtcagtgtgtgtgtcggaGGGATTGCTCAGTGATGGTGCGAATCTGTTCTTTCTGATACTCTGAATAAAGCCGTGGTGAATCCACTGTGTGCAGTCCGACTGTGCTGCATTCTGGGGAGATATATTTAATTCcaatatatgtgtttttatagATTGTCTGAAAGATGTCTTTTGCACAACATTTAGTTCAATCATTCACAAAGCGGAGAGACACTTATAACAGAGGTTGTACCCTGCTTTTAGGTCAATTCGATATATATTTTGGTGACAATTTGGAACAGAACAACAAATCCTTTGAACTACCTCCGACTGCAATCAGCGTGTTTGTGCGCAATTTGGAAATACTGTTACCTCTGCTTACCACAATATTCCTTTCAGACAATGTTACTTGTTAGTTACTTGTTTATGTGAAGTGTTTTGAAGACAGAGTAGAGTAAAGTTTGTTTTACTGTAGTGGCCATTGCAGTAACAGGTCGTGTTGTTTTTGGAAGAGTTACAAACTGTCCAGGAATGAACTCTGTGAAGGACTGGACTGTTACCATACCTGATTCCCAAAACTTCAAGATAATGTCAGATTTAATGAAAATCTGGGTGTCCCCACCCACTACAACCGTCTAATCTCTACCCCCACACCTCTGTCTCTTAGATCTTCTCTGCCTGTGGgtgaaattctctctctctctctatcactctctctatctctctcctgcATTCCTTCAGGGTTACACCACAATACAGtcacccacactcacatatgtatatacactgtaATAATGGGACCAATGTCAACATTATTACAGTAGTAACATTGTACTAGCAGAGGTGCTGTGCTGCGTAAGGGAGCGAGGGTtgtgttgggggggtgattGTAGCCAGCCAGTACAGTATTAATTATTGGGATATTCTGTGCAACAGTTGAATCCATCAATCTTTCTCAGAGTTCTATCAATCAGCTAGATAGAACACTTCTGGGAGGAACTGGAATGGCAGGGCAGGATAGCaattattatatacactcacctaaaggattattaggaacacctgttcaatttctcattaatgcaattatctaaccaaccaatcatggcagttgcttcaatgcatttaggggtgtggtcctggtcaagacaatctcctgaactccaaactgaatgtctgaatgggaaagaaaggtgatttaagcaattttgagcgtggcatggttgttggtgccagacgggccgctctgagtatttcacaatctgctcagttactgggattttcacgcacaaccatttctagggtttacaaagaatggtgtgaaaagggaaaaacatccagtatgcgtcagtcctgtgggcgaaaatgccttgttgatgctagaagtcagaggagaatgggccgactgattcaagctgatagaagagcaactttgactgaaataaccactcgttacaaccgaggtatgcagcaaagcatttgtgaagccacaacacgtacaaccttgaggcggatgggctacaacagcagaagaccccaccgggtaccactcatctccactacaaataggaaaaagaggctacaatttgcacaagctcaccaaaattggacagttgaagactggaaaaatgttgcctggtctgatgagtctcgatttctgttgagacattcagatggtagagtcagaatttggcgtaaacagaatgagaacatggatccatcatgccttgttaccactgtgcaggctgctggtggtggtgtaatggtgtgggggatgttttcttgccacactttaggccccttagtgccaattgggcattgtttaaatgccacggcctacctgagcattgtttctgaccatgtccatccctttatgaccaccatgtacccatcctctgatggctacttccagcaggataatgcaccatgtcacaaaggtcgaatcatttcaaattggtttcttgaacatgacaatgagttcactgtactaaactggcccccacagtcaccagatctcaacccaatagagcatctttgggatgtggtggaacgggagcttcgtgccctggatgtgcatcccacaaatctccatcaactgcaagatgctatcctatcaatatggtcctacatttctaaagaatgctttcagcaccttgttgaatcaatgccacgtagaatgaaggcagttctgaaggcgaaagggggtcaaacacagtattagtatggtgttcctaataatcctttaggtgagtgtatgtcgttcttggcagacacccttatcccgcatgacttacagtttacacgagcattacagaagtgcagaaatacaaatCAATCCAAAATTCAATCTTAGCATTACAAAAAGGCAGTAGTAAGAATTGTAAGCATTACAAGAGTGAGATGTTACAGTGTTCCTCTGGGTGTCAGTCAAAAGGCTCACAGGCCGGTGTGAGACGTTACataatgtaaatacagtgtaaacagtgcactgactgactgaacactacagtacatttacaTTAGCACAGGGGTTTCCAAGcctgtcctggaggaccccctgccctgctgttttttttatataactgaGTCTTATATGACATTGTTAGTTCAgttaaggaatcaattaagcaattaagatctcGGTTGAGACCAAGGTAtcccagcaggacagggggtcctccagaaCCGGTTTAGGAAATCCTGCTTTAGCACACAGAGAAGCTGGGGAAGTAAAGGGGGGTATATTGACCATTTCACTTTACATAAAGGTCAATTTGGTTTTTATTAACTTCTTAGCAGACACACCTACCCAGagtgacttacagttttcacaagaaacattttccaaagcatcacaaagtgcagtaaatacagtccacaacaaaaataatgtgtaataaaccaaataaacaaacaagtgcAGAGTCCTGTCCCTGGTGTGTGGTAGGCGTTAAAATGACATTATAGAAGCGAAagcaatacatttgaaataggAGCATAGTTTAATATCAAAGTGTGTAAGAGCAAGAGTGCTGAGCTGTGAAGGAAATTAGGCTGCGGTAGGGAGTGATCTGGAGGGGGTGCAGGAACAGATACGAGTCTGCAAACAGTCCAAGCACACTGACTgagactggacactgcagtacagtgttgCCAGATGTTAAAGATAGTATCAAACTCTGCACTTTAGATTTTGAACATCGTacactacaagaaaatgcatTCGAGTCCGCGACCTGACGGTGCCTTGTCCTCCGAGTCCACCGGTATAATGATCGTACATTTGAACAGAAACCCTgagcgacagggtcatgtggGAAAGATGGCAAATACCAGCTCCCGACTTGATGAAAGTAACAGTGatcaggtgggctggtctgacagtcactGTGCAACACATCTGACGTCACACTGACTGACCCAGACTAACAGGAGCAGCTACATTATAATCAAAGCATGTggacaatcgctttctacatattacatgtgtgtatttcatacagcctttattcgcatctttatcaatggcgccagtcattttgtaggtgactgtgcatatacagtatatagtgtgtatgtgtgcatgtatgtatgtatgtgtgtgtgcgtttcttacctacacatcaactgggacatcacatgctcttaatgaatacgatgcccctccatGTGCCTCTTGCTATATGACGTGATCTCCATGTTGtctgagcagctgaattaaagtcTGCAGGtgacattaatatgaacatgatattaaacatgtt
It contains:
- the LOC136767881 gene encoding major histocompatibility complex class I-related gene protein-like; its protein translation is MALDTSCYTTEMNSVKLLVLLWCIEAADAGSHSLCFLHTLNSQRTSFAEFTAVGMVNDLHVEYYDSDLKKIVSRQDWSVASDTQAEMDMRLAATVDSYHSIRTRIRNIMPRFNHTEGVHTYQRQACCELDDDGTTSVWVRDAYDGQDFMSYSSESHSWTAAVPQSITEKLHLEATKLGLIHFYRPACINILKKYLQYGKNSIMRKVYPRVRVIRKPSVAQGETHVTCLVTGFYPRTVEVTLLRDGHPVPGEKVTGGEVLPNGDGTYQLRKTLTVDQDEQWLHKYSCQVNHTSLDNKMVIDCELEPGPDLTIIIPVVVILLAVLVLLVAGVVLWWRRARNSIPDGQVDIRCKYTAASRQSASSSSSSVRE